In Methanothermobacter tenebrarum, the sequence CAGAATCCATCTTTAAACGTGGCGGGATAATTAAAAATGATGACGTTGACAAACTATTCTCAAAATCAGAGGAACACATACAAAGTATAATCGAAGATGTGAGAGACTCCCTAAGATACCATATGAATGAAGTGTGCCAACGCCACACAGACGCTTGTTATATCAAAATAGATGATACATTCCTAAAAAGGATCATAGACAAAATAATATCCACTCTAGACCCCTATCTACTCAAACAGGGAAAAGACGGGGTCACAGGCATGAAAACTATCAACATAAAACACGATTACTACAAATTATGGGAAAAAGTTTTAAATGCAGTAATCGAAGACTTTACAGAGAGGCTCAAAGAACAATCAACACTCCAAATCAAAAAATCAGACCTAAAAGAAAACATAATCAAACAACTAGGAATCTAAAACTTTATAGGGAAACTTATCTTCCCACCCATATAGAATTAAAATTTCTGTTTACTGTGTATCTCTTTGTGCGCTGGTTGCGGCTATCGCACCCTCAGCACATGCTGTAATCCACTGATTCAAGCCACCTGTTATATCACCTGCTGCATAAACACCCTCTACACTCGTTCTCTGTTGTTTGTCAGTTATTATGTAACCGGCCTTGTCTAATTTGACTCCGAGGTCTTGTGCGAGTTTGTTTATTGGTTCTTCCCCTATCGCTATGAATATCCCATCAACCTTTATTGTTTCTGTTTGGCCGGTTTTTCTATTTTCTAGTACGGCCTTTTGGACTTTCCCTTTTCCCTTGATTTCTTTTAGGGTGGTGTTCCATATTATGGGGATTTTCAGTTTCTTTGCCCGGTCTTGTAGGTATTTTTGGGCTCTTAACTCGTCTCTCCTGTGCACTATCGAAGGCTTGCATCCGATCTGTTTTAGGAATATTGCCTCCTGGACTGCGCTGTTTCCCCCGCCGATTACTAGGATTTCCTTGCCTTTGTAGAGTGGTCCGTCGCATGTTGCACAGTATGATACTCCCCGGCCTAGGAATTCCTTTTCTCCCGGGATTTTTAGTCTTCTGTGTCGTGTGCCAGTGGCTAATATTATTGTCCGGGTTGTGTAGGTGTCTTTTTTTGTCTCTACTGTAAATTTCATGTTCTCTTTTTTGATTTTGATGACCTCTTCTAATTCTTTGAGTTCGACGAGTTTTGTTGCCTGTTTTTTTATTTTTTGTATGAGTTCTTGTCCTTGTATTTTTTCATAGCCGGGGTAGTTTTCCATTAATGGTACTTCTAGTCCTTTGCCACCTGCTATATTCTTTTCGAGTATGAGTGTTTTGCTCCCTTGTCTTCCAGCATATATACCGGCCGTTAACCCGGCTGGTCCGGCTCCTATTATTATTATGTCATACATCGGGTGTGGCTCCCGAAAATTTTATAAATATTTTTATAGATAGTATTGTATTGCTCCGATAGTGTAGTCCGGCCAATCATCTCGGCCTCTCGAGCCGAGGACCCGGGTTCAAATCCCGGTCGGAGCACTCATTTTGCGGCGTTGGTCCAGCCTGGTTAAGACACTGGCCCCCCAAGCCAGTGACCCGGGTTCAAATCCCGGACGCCGCATTTTATAATATTGCGAGTTCTCCGGCTGATGTTATTTCGAGTTTGTCCTGGGCTATGAATCCCATGTTCCTTAATTCTCGGATGTGGTTGTAGGTCATGCCACGGCTTATCCCAAGCTTCAGGGCTAAATTCTTTACTGAGGTTTCTCCCTTTTTGAGTTCTTCTAGTACTTTCTTTTTTGTTTTTGATATTCCAAAGCTTAGTATGGGCAAGTCTATTATTTCTCCTTCTTCTTCTGTTACGTAGGCTATTCTTTGGACGTCATTGTTCCTGGCGTAGCATCCAAATAATACTCCCAGTGCTTGTGTTTTTCTTCCGCCGCTTATGTTTACTACGACTTTTCTCCCGTTTGCTCTTTCTTCGTCTATGGTGTCTACCGTGTCCTTAGCTATCTGGACCACATCATAGAGGCTTGTTTCTTTTATCTTGACCTCTAGGAAGTTTCCTAGCGTGTCCTCTATGATCTTTTGTACTTGTTCTTTTTCTTTAGGTGGTTCTTCTTCCATTATTAATACGACTTTTTTGGGTGAGAATTGTGTTATGCAAATCATTACAGGTTCTATAGAATATACCGTGGATATTAGGGTTGTTTCCATCAATTACCAACTCCCTACTATTCGGCTACCCCCCTGGGGTGAAGATTCTTATTCTGTGTGGGGGGTTTCCTCCTTTTATTATTATAGGCGGATGGTTATTATATTACTTGCCTTTGTTCAATATTTAAATTTATTCCATAATAGAAAGGATTATTTAGATAATTATCAGATCCCAGTGTGGTGGTTTTTTGGTGGGTGAGTTTGAGGCTTGGACAAGTGATGATGGTCTCTTCCTTTATAGGCTACGGGTTTATGTACCTGATAGGCCCGGTTCCCTGGCTAGGATTGCTGGTTATTTCGCAGATCATGGTGTTAACATATCATATTTTTATTATAATCGGTCTGAGCATCCTAATCGTGTCATTGTCGAGGGGAAGTCTAGGGTGGATGTTCTCCACTATGATGATCTTGTCCAGGAAGGGTTCTTTAGGGAGTTATTTGAGGAAAACCTTGAGATCATGAAACTTGATAATATCCTTAAGGTTTCTGTTTATCTTGAGAATAAACCCGGGACCCTGGCAGATTTTGCAAGGGTACTAGGAGAGTATGGTGTCAACGTCACCTACATGGCCTATAATGAGCTGATATCAGAAAACAAGGCAGAGATGGCATTCTATGTCAAGGACTCCAAACAGATCCAGGAACTTGCCAGGAAATTAAACGAACTTGGTTATCACTACAATTTAGAGTACACAGGAGCCGATGAGGAGAAAACCAATATGATGATCGGCTTGAACCTTATTGAAAGGTTCTTTCTCAAACTTAGGGAACTCCTAGATGATGAGGAGGTTAATAAGGTGAAAGAGCTTGTTAACACTTCAAAGAGGCTATCCGATACTCTTATTGGTTTTAACCGGGAGGCTGGACGCAACCTGGAAGCCGGCCAAGTCCTCGGGAACATATTAGCCTTCGCAATATCATCCAGAAATCGCGTCGGTGAAAGATTCCATTATAGGAGGCTGCCCAGCCTGCCACTGGGTAAGGTATTATTACACGTTTTTAAACCCCCCACAGGTGGCAACATATACCTCCTAGAAGCTGATGAGCTTGTGATGATCGACGGCACCTATGGCATATACTACAACGACGTGAAAAAGATGCTAAAAGAAAATAACATTGACCCCTCACAGATAACTAGGATTTATCTCTCGCATGCTGATGCCGATCATGCCGGTCTTAGCGGATACTTCTATGAAGAGTATGGGACAAGGGTTTTCATGCACCCAGAAGCCAAGGATATCATAAGATTGGAGAATCGTGCAGCAGGCTCGAAAACACCCCTAATGGAACTTAACCATTATTTCACCATCCTCGTAAATCATTTTACAGAGTGCAAATTCCCCAAGGATTGGCAACCATACAAAACAAAAAAGAAGGCGAAGATAGGGGCATTCCCTACAATAGACCAGTTTAGTGTTGGTGATTTGGAGTTTAAGGTTTTGGAGAGTCTCGGGGGTCACGTGCCAGGGCAGGTATTCTTCCTATCAGAAGAAGCGGGGGTACTATTCAGTGGTGATTATCTACTCTATGTGCCAAGCTTGGGAGATGAGGAGAAAAAATTCCTAAACATTCCAAGGTTTCTTATGACAAGTACCAACGCAAATTCAATGCTATTCAAAGAAGAAATGGAGGCATTAAAAGAGGTTGGTGAGGGGATTGATAGGAATGGTTTGATTGTGTTACCGGGGCATGGTGATTACTATCCCATAAGACTGATCCTATAGACAACACCCATATCCTGAAGGGGGTTACTATCCTCCATAAGCCTATAGTGGAGGGTCTATTCTTTTTTGGACCAGCCTGCTTCTTCCATGGCCTTTAATGCTATTCTAGTGCTTGGGTCGTCGCCCCTTGCAACGCTTATCCCAACCTTTTCCCCTGTAGCTTCTATTATCTTGCCTATTGTTTTGTGTGTGAATCCTGGGCATAAGATTATGGAGTGGATTCCATCCCGGGCAAGTTCCTCACAAACTTCTAGTGCCTGGTTGTCATCTTTTACTAGGATACTTGTAAGTTCATATAGGCTTGTTTCAATTTTGCACCTGTCCTTTTTTGGGTTTGCATCTGGTACGTGTGCTATGAATGCTGTCCTAAATTTTTTGGTAGTCATAAATATAAGATAGGATAGAATAGTAATATATAATTTCTGGGGGTTTTGTTGTTGATACATTATAGGTTGGATGCGCCTGATAGGGTTAAGTGTTCAGTTTGTGGTGGCGTGGCTGTTGAGGTTGAGGAGGAGTATGCTGAGGGCGATTTTGTTGTGATAACCTATAAGTGTGGGGATTGTGGACATATAGAAAAGAGGCAGTATGGTAAGCCTACCAGCATAATCGATTAACTTCGTTATAGATAGATAAAACGAACAAAATTAGACATATACTATAGGGAGGGGATAATCATGAAAACAGAATATAAGACCATCTCCAAGAAAATAAAAGACAAACTAGGACTTGAAAGGTCCCCAGTAGCTGTTGAACTGGTACTCCGCGAGGAAAACCTGCCCAATGGCATTGAGAGGATAAGCGAACCGGCAAGACACTGTGAAATGGTAATGAGAGCAAGCAGAGGTGAAACCTTCTACGCACTCGCAGAAGACCAGGAATGCAAAGGAGGAGCAGGTGCCATCGGAGCCACAGAAATGCCAGAAAAAGTAAAAACCGGAGAATTTTATTATGAGTTGGGCAGATTTTCAAGCTTCCCAGCCGCCAAAAGAACATTAGACCTGATCCCAAAGATAGACCTCAAATTCCATGCCGTAGTCTACGCGCCACTAGAAAAGGTAGAATTCGACCCCGATGTTATATTAGTAGTCTGTAACCCAGCCCAAGCCCTCAAACTAGTCCAAGCCCTAGTCTACACCAAAGGTGGTAGAGTCAAGGGAGACTTTGCAGGTATACAATCAATCTGCGCAGATGCTGTCGCAGGACCATACATGCGAGGCGAAGCCAACATAACCCTAGCTTGCAGCGGATCAAGACAATACTCAGATATAAGAGAAGATGAACTTATAGTCGGTTTAACAGCTGAAAACATAGACTGTATAATAGAAGCACTCGAAGAAATAGCATAAAGGAGGGGGATGTTCTTGGTTAAAGTAACAGAAATACTGGATGAGGCACACGACTTGGCCGAAAAGATAAAAAAGTACCGGAGCGAAGCCGAAAGCGAGATCATAGCATGTTGGGTCTATGATGTCATACTCACAATGGAAAAATTGGCCAAGATCGTTGAAGAACTACAAGATAGAGTAGATTTACTCGAAGAGGAACTAGAAGGTAAAAAATTCTAGTTCCCAAATTTTATCTTTAGATAATCATCAAAGGTATTCAAGTTAATAAGTTCTATCTCATCTACAGGTCTTATAGCATACAAGCCTATACCATCTTCTACTAACCGCCAGAGTAATGGGTTGATATTACCCTTATATGATGGCAGATACTCTAACAGGAGTTTCCTGGGGGCTGCGAATGGCATCCCAAGACCCCTCGGATTGTCTAAGCGGCCAAAGGACCCCCTCCCAAGGATCGACACAGTATTATCTTCCAAGGCCTTGATTATCCTCTTGTAAGTTCTGGATGTGATTGTTGGCTGGTCTCCGGCAACGCAAAGACAAAAACGGCCCCTAGCATTCTCCACACCATTTAATAATGAACCTGTCAATGGTAGATCATCTTGATTCTCCACAATTTTAACATCTAAGCTACTGATTACAGGGATTATATTATCCTTCTGGTGTCCAACAACGACAATACACTCATCCACACCAGCCTCTAGAACATTACTTATGGTCTTTTCTATCACTGTCCTATCGTCTAATTTGAGCAGTAATTTATGTTTTGGTTTTAGGCCTCTTTTTTTCATGTCGGCCTTCATCCTTTCCCCTTTACCGGCTGCTGTTATAATCCCTGATACTCTCATGGTCTTTTCACATTGGTACTAGTCTGAGGATCTTGGCATGTATCACCATGCTTGGACCCGAACCTCTGGTCCACATGATTATCATTATAGGATATTTACCGTCATTGTATACTTTAACGTCTGTGGCTGGGTCGAAGCCATATATGAGTGCGAAGTATCCCCAGCTCATACCTGTGGGTGTGGGCAATCCTGCTTGTGCAACAGCATCCCTGAGGGCTCTTGCCGGTGGACACGTACCATGTGAAGCATAACCTCCAGGAGCCTTCGGGTCCCTGGATGAGGTGAACTGGACTGTATCTTTTCCGGGCGAACTCGTCCCGGGGGGTACTATAGTACCATTCCAGGCTTTTACGAATTCTTTTG encodes:
- the csa3 gene encoding CRISPR-associated CARF protein Csa3 — encoded protein: METTLISTVYSIEPVMICITQFSPKKVVLIMEEEPPKEKEQVQKIIEDTLGNFLEVKIKETSLYDVVQIAKDTVDTIDEERANGRKVVVNISGGRKTQALGVLFGCYARNNDVQRIAYVTEEEGEIIDLPILSFGISKTKKKVLEELKKGETSVKNLALKLGISRGMTYNHIRELRNMGFIAQDKLEITSAGELAIL
- a CDS encoding nucleotidyltransferase family protein, translated to MRVSGIITAAGKGERMKADMKKRGLKPKHKLLLKLDDRTVIEKTISNVLEAGVDECIVVVGHQKDNIIPVISSLDVKIVENQDDLPLTGSLLNGVENARGRFCLCVAGDQPTITSRTYKRIIKALEDNTVSILGRGSFGRLDNPRGLGMPFAAPRKLLLEYLPSYKGNINPLLWRLVEDGIGLYAIRPVDEIELINLNTFDDYLKIKFGN
- a CDS encoding DUF6506 family protein, whose translation is MTTKKFRTAFIAHVPDANPKKDRCKIETSLYELTSILVKDDNQALEVCEELARDGIHSIILCPGFTHKTIGKIIEATGEKVGISVARGDDPSTRIALKAMEEAGWSKKE
- a CDS encoding DUF169 domain-containing protein: MKTEYKTISKKIKDKLGLERSPVAVELVLREENLPNGIERISEPARHCEMVMRASRGETFYALAEDQECKGGAGAIGATEMPEKVKTGEFYYELGRFSSFPAAKRTLDLIPKIDLKFHAVVYAPLEKVEFDPDVILVVCNPAQALKLVQALVYTKGGRVKGDFAGIQSICADAVAGPYMRGEANITLACSGSRQYSDIREDELIVGLTAENIDCIIEALEEIA
- a CDS encoding ACT domain-containing protein → MGEFEAWTSDDGLFLYRLRVYVPDRPGSLARIAGYFADHGVNISYFYYNRSEHPNRVIVEGKSRVDVLHYDDLVQEGFFRELFEENLEIMKLDNILKVSVYLENKPGTLADFARVLGEYGVNVTYMAYNELISENKAEMAFYVKDSKQIQELARKLNELGYHYNLEYTGADEEKTNMMIGLNLIERFFLKLRELLDDEEVNKVKELVNTSKRLSDTLIGFNREAGRNLEAGQVLGNILAFAISSRNRVGERFHYRRLPSLPLGKVLLHVFKPPTGGNIYLLEADELVMIDGTYGIYYNDVKKMLKENNIDPSQITRIYLSHADADHAGLSGYFYEEYGTRVFMHPEAKDIIRLENRAAGSKTPLMELNHYFTILVNHFTECKFPKDWQPYKTKKKAKIGAFPTIDQFSVGDLEFKVLESLGGHVPGQVFFLSEEAGVLFSGDYLLYVPSLGDEEKKFLNIPRFLMTSTNANSMLFKEEMEALKEVGEGIDRNGLIVLPGHGDYYPIRLIL
- the trxB gene encoding thioredoxin-disulfide reductase, coding for MYDIIIIGAGPAGLTAGIYAGRQGSKTLILEKNIAGGKGLEVPLMENYPGYEKIQGQELIQKIKKQATKLVELKELEEVIKIKKENMKFTVETKKDTYTTRTIILATGTRHRRLKIPGEKEFLGRGVSYCATCDGPLYKGKEILVIGGGNSAVQEAIFLKQIGCKPSIVHRRDELRAQKYLQDRAKKLKIPIIWNTTLKEIKGKGKVQKAVLENRKTGQTETIKVDGIFIAIGEEPINKLAQDLGVKLDKAGYIITDKQQRTSVEGVYAAGDITGGLNQWITACAEGAIAATSAQRDTQ